One genomic region from Argentina anserina chromosome 2, drPotAnse1.1, whole genome shotgun sequence encodes:
- the LOC126805521 gene encoding chromatin modification-related protein EAF1 B-like isoform X1 has protein sequence MHGCDVGSALLVNAEVDSMGGVVDGGVGVGLKTSPRRAAIEKAQAELRQEYDVREERRRELEFLEKGGNPLDFRFGNAASVSVQSTSLTDQHPEQFVTSEAKGSFALTASPRGDSVESSGRPEVPTLCEPNSADNLLLFDGDNDIPEEERNSVRISRRNNTAPSEQSSPMDGTQNAKESEDSAIRPYARRNRSRPNREGTHSSSTDKQGCGGQGLPSRRMLKNLKGQKSGTNNQKDQSLPSVTNVKSVKSNGDFSPKVATSDNLLDMDFDGAQAPEIYTGPAKDSPESKLDVTAPECLKESQHIQPSQTDTKEILTAAVSGRSDERDPLAPSILECLPCEATTKTENDISSVQVNGFSNLNRESKSLPNEGQISNAPGTKGLDSESSCTQTSLGLDVNNDTDVCTTRNDDIENIMETSDVEGLQIPAVDEMILEKSESRAADSNATVNNLQASGFHNSHSGSQVKLEGDMNESRSEVHNEVQLHPNTEGQQQSGCPVSEAEKKLHDMVDNGSIIKKENFSGRSQTPQDISICEVPETIMSGIDSTKGSDHQTPGDHLKVVDKAHEDSILEEARMIEAKRKRIAELSVRSLPSDNRQKSQWDYVLEEMSWLANDFAQERLWKLTAAAQICHRVALTSRLRIEEQQQQRGLKKVAHTLANAVNQFWHSAETLLNCDDSSDRQNIIEGPNKELELRWSKNFSLPMQRYAVRFLKYNNSLGPQLQAQAPATPERLSDLGITEMSWEDHLTEENLFYAVPSGAMETYRRSIESHLVLSERTSSSMQEEVETSMNDAGAEFSQDALYDEDEGETSTYYLPGAFDGSKSSTYNQKKRKGFKSSRTYEAGADFPYGPCSTTNQQSMLMGKRPASLNVGSIPTKRMRTASRQRVVSPFGAGATGNVQTQIKTDASSGDTNSFQDDQSTLHGGSQFQKSMEVESVGEFERHLSYDHAETSMKPKKKKKQKHLLQGSTYDKGWQMDSPTHNDLRDYSKKRSESHHFESNGTIGLYGQHNAKKPKILKQSLDNTYDGMIPMIGSLPSPVASQMSNMTNPSKFIKLIGGRDRGRKTKLKIPVGQPGYTSPWSLFEDQALVVLVHDMGPNWELISDAINSTLHLKCIFRTPKECKERHKSLMDLNTADGADSAEDSGSSQPYPSTIPGIPKGSARQLFQRLQEPMEEDTLKSHFERIIKIGQKHHYRRSQNDNQDPKQVTTVHNSHVFALSQVCPNNLNGGSLTPLDLCDATSSSPDLSSGYQGSHTSGLPMANQGAMTSLLPSGPNASLQGTSGMVLGSNLSSPSGTLSATVRYGGPRGSALPVEEQKRMQQYNQMLAGRNIQQPSLLVPGALPGTDRGVRMVAGANVMGMMCGMNRTAASRPGFQGMASSSMVGIPSPVHSGAGSGPANLVLRPREGHMMRPAHNPDHQRQLMTPELQMQVNQGNGQGIPPFNGLSSGFPSQATSSGAQMYPGHQHQLSPQQSHAIGSPHHPHLQGPNHVTGSQQQAYAMQMAKGRQLHQQRFLQQQQQFAPSNPLVPHVQPQVQLPISSLQNSSQIQSQNSPHAAAMPPSTPSSPLAPTSSQHQQKHHLPPHGMSQNPGASGLTNQMGKQRQRQQHHHLQQSGRHHPQQRPFGQSQQQTKHSKGMGRGNSMAHQNLSIDPVNMPVDPSHLNGLSMPPGSQALEKGEQIMQLMQGQTAYSGSGISPATSKPLVSQSSNNSQLQQKLHSSPATSSLKQLQQKPSHSDNNAQGQAPAVPSGHAISASHQSVSTETISSSHQQQPQLQQQKQVNQTQPYVQRVQLNRQVNSELPIKSQSDLASAEEQPVNSTSPAGSSMGIPQSCLDSSNVVPVSSAIAQWKSSEAAYDSNLPNSTAQEGSLGSTSLTNSPGNESPAPVSQGLGPRQVSGNFTSHGHIAGAQWPQKQLLQKSPSLPLPSQQLYEQQEQQQQPEQELPLHQLPLSQHSQRQMQHLEGGLYMMPGNSKSE, from the exons ATGCATGGATGTGATGTTGGATCTGCTCTCCTAGTAAATGCAGAGGTGGATTCCATGGGTGGAGTGGTTGACGGCGGAGTTGGTGTTGGTTTGAAAACATCTCCGCGCCGAGCAGCTATTGAGAAGGCTCAAGCTGAGCTTAG ACAGGAATATGATGTGCGGGAGGAAAGGAGAAGGGAGCTAGAATTTCTTGAGAAA GGTGGCAATCCTTTGGACTTCAGATTTGGTAATGCAGCTTCTGTTAGTGTCCAGTCTACTTCACTCACTGATCAGCATCCAGAACAATTTGTGACCAG TGAAGCAAAAGGTAGTTTTGCATTGACTGCATCACCTCGTGGAGACTCTGTCGAAAGTAGTGGTCGACCAGAGGTTCCTACACTTTGTGAACCCAACAGTGCTGATAATCTCTTACTATTTGATGGGGACAATGATATACCAGAAGAGGAAAGGAATTCTGTGCGTATTAGTAGAAGAAATAACACCGCTCCATCAGAACAGTCTTCCCCAATGGATGGGACTCAAAATGCCAAGGAATCAGAAGACTCAGCAATTCGTCCTTATGCTCGGAGGAACAGGTCTAGACCTAATCGTGAAGGTACACATTCAAGTTCTACTGATAAACAGGGTTGTGGTGGACAAGGGTTACCTTCTCGCAGGATGTTAAAGAATCTCAAGGGACAGAAATCTGGAACTAACAACCAAAAGGACCAGAGTCTACCTTCGGTCACTAACGTAAAGTCTGTGAAGTCTAATGGTGATttttctcctaaggttgcgactTCTGATAATCTGTTGGATATGGACTTTGATGGGGCACAGGCTCCTGAAATATATACTGGTCCGGCAAAGGATAGCCCTGAAAGCAAATTGGATGTTACAGCTCCTGAATGTTTGAAAGAGAGCCAACACATTCAACCATCTCAGACTGATACTAAGGAAATTCTAACTGCTGCTGTTTCAGGGAGATCTGATGAGAGGGATCCATTAGCTCCATCTATACTTGAATGTCTTCCTTGTGAGGCTACTACAAAGACCGAAAATGATATTAGTTCTGTCCAGGTGAATGGATTTAGTAACTTAAATAGAGAGAGTAAAAGTTTACCAAATGAAGGTCAAATTAGCAATGCACCGGGCACAAAGGGGTTAGACTCAGAATCTTCTTGTACTCAAACTAGTTTAGGATTAGATGTAAATAATGATACTGACGTATGTACTACAAGGAATGATGATATTGAAAATATCATGGAAACATCAGATGTTGAAGGGCTACAAATTCCAGCTGTTGATGAAATGATACTAGAAAAGAGTGAAAGCAGAGCTGCTGACAGTAATGCCACGGTTAATAATCTCCAAGCTTCTGGTTTTCATAACAGCCACTCTGGTTCTCAAGTAAAACTTGAGGGAGATATGAATGAAAGTAGATCTGAAGTGCATAATGAAGTACAACTTCATCCAAATACTGAGGGTCAGCAACAAAGTGGTTGTCCTGTATCAGAAGCTGAAAAGAAACTTCATGACATGGTTGATAATGGTTCCATCATCAAGAAAGAGAACTTTTCGGGCAGATCCCAGACTCCTCAGGATATATCTATCTGTGAGGTTCCTGAAACTATCATGTCAGGGATAGACTCTACTAAGGGTTCTGACCATCAGACTCCTGGTGATCACTTGAAAGTGGTAGACAAGGCACATGAAGATTCTATTTTGGAAGAGGCTCGGATGATAGAG GCCAAGCGTAAGAGGATTGCAGAATTATCCGTTCGCTCTTTACCGTCTGATAATCGCCAAAAGTCTCAGTGGGATTATGTCCTTGAGGAAATGTCATGGTTGGCCAACGATTTTGCACAG GAGCGTCTTTGGAAGCTAACTGCTGCTGCTCAGATATGTCACCGTGTTGCGTTGACATCACGGTTGAGAATTGAagagcaacaacaacaaagggGGTTAAAGAAAGTGGCACATACCCTGGCAAATGCTGTCAACCAATTTTGGCATTCAGCTGAGACCCTCTTGAATTGTGATGATTCAAGTGATCGTCAAAATATCATCGAA GGGCCTAACAAAGAGTTGGAGCTGCGATGGAGCAAAAACTTTTCACTTCCTATGCAGCGATATGCAGTGAGATTTTTGAAGTATAATAACTCTCTTGGTCCTCAACTTCAAGCACAAGCTCCTGCTACTCCTGAGAGATTGTCTGATTTAGGCATTACAGAAATGTCATGGGAGGACCATCTTACAGAA GAAAACCTCTTTTATGCAGTACCCTCTGGTGCAATGGAAACCTACAGAAGATCAATTGAATCTCATTTGGTTCTCAGTGAG AGAACTAGCAGTAGCATGCAAGAGGAGGTTGAGACATCTATGAATGATGCTGGCGCTG AATTTAGTCAAGACGCTCTATATGATGAGGATGAAGGAGAAACAAGCACTTATTATTTGCCTGGGGCATTTGATGGTAGCAAGTCATCAACATATAATCAAAAAAAGCGGAAGGGTTTTAAGTCTTCTAGGACATATGAAGCAGGAGCTGATTTTCCATATGGACCATGTTCAACAACAAATCAACAGTCCATGTTGATGGGGAAGAGGCCTGCTAGTCTTAATGTTGGCTCAATACCAACAAAACGCATGCGCACTGCTTCCAGGCAGAGGGTTGTTAGTCCATTTGGTGCTGGAGCTACTGGGAATGTTCAGACTCAAATTAAGACAGATGCTTCCAGTGGAGATACTAATTCTTTTCAGGATGATCAGAGTACCTTGCATGGTGGATCCCAGTTCCAGAAAAGTATGGAGGTTGAGTCTGTTGGTGAATTTGAAAGACATCTATCCTATGACCATGCAGAAACATCAATGAAGcctaaaaaaaagaagaagcaaaaacaTCTG TTGCAGGGTTCCACTTATGACAAAGGGTGGCAGATGGATTCACCTACTCATAATGACCTG AGGGATTATTCGAAAAAGAGATCAGAAAGTCATCATTTTGAGTCTAATGGAACAATTG GTTTATACGGGCAACATAATGCAAAAAAGCCGAAAATATTAAAGCAGTCTCTAGACAATACTTATGATGGTATGATTCCAATGATTGGGTCCCTTCCCTCTCCAGTGGCATCCCAAATGAGTAATATGACCAATCCGAGTAAATTTATCAAGTTGATCGGTGGTCGGGACAGGGGACGGAAAACCAAACTGAAG ATACCTGTTGGGCAGCCAGGTTACACAAGTCCATGGTCACTATTTGAAGATCAG GCACTTGTTGTTCTTGTGCACGATATGGGTCCAAATTGGGAACTCATAAGCGACGCTATCAACAGTACCCTGCACCTAAAG TGTATCTTCCGCACGCCTAAGGAATGCAAGGAGCGTCACAAAAGTCTAATGGATTTGAATACTGCTGATGGAGCTGACAGTGCTGAAGATTCAGGGTCATCTCAGCCATATCCATCTACAATCCCTGGCATACCGAAG GGAAGTGCCCGACAGTTATTTCAGCGTTTGCAAGAGCCAATGGAAGAGGACACTCTTAAATCTCATTTTGAAAGGATAATCAAGATTGGACAGAAGCATCACTATAGAAGGAGTCAG AATGATAACCAGGATCCGAAACAAGTAACAACAGTCCACAATTCTCATGTTTTTGCTCTTTCCCAAGTATGTCCAAATAACCTGAATGGAGGTAGTCTAAC GCCTCTTGATCTCTGTGATGCCACTTCATCAAGCCCAGATCTTTCATCTGGATATCAAGGTTCTCATACTAGCGGCTTACCAATGGCAAATCAGGGTGCTATGACGTCATTACTGCCCTCTGGGCCAAATGCCTCGTTACAGGGAACTTCTGGTATGGTTCTTGGCAGCAACTTGTCATCACCATCTGGCACGCTTAGTGCTACAGTCAG GTACGGTGGTCCAAGGGGATCTGCTTTACCAGTAGAAGAGCAGAAAAGAATGCAACAGTACAATCAAATGTTAGCTGGTAGAAATATTCAGCAGCCCAGCTTATTAGTACCTGGGGCTCTTCCAGGAACTGATCGTGGAGTGCGAATGGTAGCGGGTGCAAATGTTATGGGCATGATGTGTGGAATGAATAGAACCGCAGCGTCAAGGCCAGGGTTTCAGGGAATGGCTTCATCCAGTATGGTGGGGATACCAAGCCCCGTACACTCTGGAGCTGGTTCTGGTCCAGCTAACTTGGTGTTAAGGCCTCGGGAGGGTCACATGATGCGG CCTGCCCATAATCCGGATCACCAGAGGCAGCTAATGACTCCAGAGCTTCAGATGCAGGTAAACCAAGGGAATGGCCAAGGTATTCCTCCATTTAACGGGTTGAGTTCTGGCTTTCCTAGTCAGGCAACTTCATCAGGTGCTCAAATGTATCCAGGCCATCAACATCAGTTATCCCCTCAACAATCCCATGCAATCGGTAGCCCTCATCACCCTCATCTTCAAGGCCCCAATCATGTGACAGGGTCGCAGCAACAAGCCTATGCCATGCAAATGGCTAAAGGAAGGCAGCTGCATCAACAGCGGTTTTTGCAGCAGCAACAACAGTTTGCACCATCCAATCCCTTGGTGCCGCATGTCCAACCACAGGTCCAACTCCCCATTTCAAGTTTGCAAAATAGCTCCCAGATTCAGTCACAAAATTCACCTCACGCAGCAGCTATGCCCCCTAGTACACCATCTTCCCCATTGGCTCCCACATCATCCCAGCACCAGCAGAAACATCATCTGCCACCTCATGGGATGAGTCAGAATCCTGGTGCAAGtggattgactaatcaaatgGGGAAGCAACGACAAAGGCAGCAACACCACCATCTTCAGCAATCTGGTAGGCACCACCCTCAGCAGCGGCCATTTGGGCAATCTCAGCAGCAGACCAAACATTCTAAGGGAATGGGAAGAGGGAACTCGATGGCGCATCAGAACCTCTCCATCGACCCTGTAAACATGCCCGTTGATCCATCTCATCTGAATGGACTATCGATGCCTCCAGGAAGTCAAGCTCTTGAAAAAGGAGAACAGATCATGCAGTTGATGCAAGGTCAAACTGCATATTCTGGGTCTGGCATCAGCCCAGCAACATCAAAACCATTGGTTTCTCAATCGTCAAACAATTCTCAGTTGCAGCAAAAGTTGCATTCTAGCCCAGCAACCTCTTCATTGAAGCAACTCCAGCAAAAGCCATCTCATTCTGATAACAACGCTCAAGGTCAGGCACCAGCTGTTCCCTCTGGGCATGCAATATCAGCTTCTCATCAGTCTGTGTCTACAGAAACTATATCTTCCTCCCACCAGCAGCAGCCACAACTACAGCAACAGAAGCAAGTTAATCAGACTCAGCCGTATGTCCAGAGAGTTCAGCTGAATCGTCAAGTGAATTCGGAACTTCCAATCAAGTCTCAAAGTGATCTAGCTTCTGCTGAAGAGCAGCCTGTGAATAGTACTTCTCCGGCGGGTTCAAGCATGGGAATTCCTCAGTCCTGTCTTGATTCGTCCAATGTAGTACCGGTTTCTTCTGCAATTGCACAATGGAAATCATCAGAGGCAGCATATGATTCTAATCTGCCAAATTCAACAGCTCAAGAGGGTTCACTTGGGAGCACATCACTGACAAATTCACCTGGTAATGAATCACCGGCACCTGTCAGTCAAGGGTTAGGCCCAAGGCAAGTATCTGGTAACTTTACCTCTCATGGGCATATTGCTGGAGCACAATGGCCACAGAAGCAGCTACTGCAAAAGTCACCTTCGCTACCACTCCCTTCCCAACAACTCTACGAGCAACAAGAGCAACAGCAGCAGCCGGAACAAGAATTACCCCTACATCAACTGCCTTTGTCACAGCACTCTCAGCGACAAATGCAGCATCTGGAAGGTGGTTTATATATGATGCCTGGTAATTCAAAATCGGAATGA